One window from the genome of Haloprofundus halobius encodes:
- a CDS encoding RNA-guided pseudouridylation complex pseudouridine synthase subunit Cbf5 yields the protein MRGSPDERSVDELLEFGVVNLDKPPGPSAHQVSGWVRDLAGVERAAHAGTLDPKVTGCLPVLTGDATRLAQVFLEGSKEYVSVLELHKPAPSDLESVVAEFEGELYQKPPRKSAVSRRLRTREIHELEVLEVRERQALLRIRCESGTYIRKLCHDIGLALGTGAHMGHLRRTATDPFDDTDLVSLYDLADALAFAEEGDESVLRETVAPAERALDHLASVTIADSAAEQVATGAPVYAPGVRTADDGIERDELLACYTPDGAAVCLGRLVGDPDAEKGTVVALERVLV from the coding sequence ATGCGCGGCTCACCCGACGAGCGTTCGGTCGACGAACTGCTCGAGTTCGGCGTCGTCAACCTCGACAAGCCGCCCGGCCCCTCGGCCCACCAGGTCTCGGGGTGGGTTCGCGATCTCGCGGGCGTCGAACGCGCCGCCCACGCGGGAACGCTCGACCCCAAAGTGACCGGCTGTCTCCCCGTGCTCACCGGCGACGCGACGCGTCTCGCACAGGTGTTTCTGGAGGGTTCGAAGGAGTACGTCTCGGTGCTCGAACTCCACAAACCCGCGCCGAGCGACCTCGAATCCGTCGTCGCCGAGTTCGAGGGCGAACTGTACCAGAAACCGCCGCGCAAGAGCGCCGTCTCGCGCCGCCTCCGCACGCGCGAGATTCACGAGTTAGAGGTGCTCGAAGTGCGGGAGCGACAGGCGTTACTGCGGATTCGGTGCGAGAGCGGCACCTACATCAGAAAACTCTGTCACGACATCGGCCTCGCGCTCGGGACGGGCGCGCACATGGGCCACCTCCGCCGGACGGCGACGGACCCCTTCGACGACACCGACCTCGTGAGCCTCTACGACCTCGCCGACGCGCTGGCGTTCGCCGAGGAGGGCGACGAATCGGTCCTCCGCGAGACCGTCGCGCCCGCCGAACGCGCGCTGGACCACCTCGCCTCCGTCACGATCGCCGACAGCGCGGCCGAACAGGTCGCCACCGGCGCACCCGTCTACGCCCCGGGCGTCCGCACCGCCGACGACGGTATCGAACGCGACGAACTGCTCGCCTGCTACACACCCGACGGCGCGGCGGTCTGTCTCGGGCGACTCGTCGGCGACCCCGACGCGGAGAAAGGCACCGTCGTCGCCCTCGAACGCGTGCTCGTCTGA
- a CDS encoding DUF1405 domain-containing protein, which produces MAGVRPIPDRYVEYYLGNGPSLVWLLVVNATAFLVGVRYYVETMPAISTFLWPLYGDSPTALALGTLSLATLLPNLGRSLDDAPLNRPLVYLHTLSVVWLVKFGLWTVVALNLRPDLYFGFGLSSLWSYWGILLTHLGFVVEAVLIARIGATTRGALAFALTLALVNDIFDYLFGYHPPLRYEPGAALVVASVAISLVSVGIAANLFDRFSGATVRE; this is translated from the coding sequence ATGGCGGGCGTACGTCCCATCCCGGACCGGTACGTCGAGTACTACCTCGGCAACGGGCCGAGTCTCGTCTGGTTGCTCGTCGTCAACGCGACGGCGTTCCTCGTCGGCGTCCGCTACTACGTCGAGACGATGCCCGCGATATCGACGTTTCTGTGGCCGCTGTACGGCGACTCGCCGACGGCACTGGCGCTGGGGACGCTCTCGCTGGCGACGCTGCTACCGAACCTCGGTCGGTCGCTCGACGACGCGCCGCTGAACCGCCCGCTCGTCTACCTTCACACGCTGTCTGTCGTCTGGCTCGTGAAGTTCGGCCTCTGGACGGTCGTCGCGTTGAACCTCCGCCCCGACCTCTACTTCGGCTTCGGCCTCTCGTCGCTGTGGAGTTACTGGGGAATCCTGCTCACGCACCTCGGATTCGTCGTCGAAGCGGTGCTCATCGCGCGCATCGGAGCGACGACGCGAGGTGCGCTCGCGTTCGCGCTCACGTTGGCACTAGTAAACGACATCTTCGACTACCTGTTCGGCTACCATCCGCCGCTCCGGTACGAGCCGGGGGCGGCACTCGTCGTCGCGAGTGTGGCGATATCGCTCGTCTCGGTGGGTATTGCGGCGAATCTCTTCGACCGGTTCTCCGGGGCGACGGTCCGGGAGTAA
- the cmk gene encoding (d)CMP kinase, which yields MLLTVSGPPGSGKSTTAAGLAETFEYEHISGGDIFRTLAEERGLSPVEFNELAEEDDQIDRDLDRRLYDIAAERDGVVLESRLAGWLAGDDADFRFWLDAPLSVRAERIADREEKSVETARAETERREASESKRYMAYYDIPIDDLSIYDVVLNTARWGPEPVLDTLVAAVEAYDADADEGKYPVTGVRYEF from the coding sequence ATGTTGCTAACCGTCTCCGGCCCGCCGGGCAGTGGTAAGAGCACCACGGCGGCCGGACTCGCCGAAACGTTCGAGTACGAACATATCTCCGGCGGCGATATCTTCCGGACGCTCGCCGAGGAGCGCGGCCTGTCGCCCGTCGAGTTCAACGAACTCGCCGAGGAGGACGACCAGATAGACCGCGACCTGGATCGCCGCCTCTACGACATCGCCGCCGAGCGCGACGGCGTCGTGCTCGAATCCCGCCTCGCCGGATGGCTGGCGGGCGACGACGCCGACTTCCGTTTCTGGCTGGACGCGCCGCTGTCGGTCCGCGCCGAGCGCATCGCCGACCGGGAGGAGAAATCCGTCGAGACGGCGAGAGCGGAGACCGAACGCCGCGAGGCCAGCGAGTCGAAGCGGTACATGGCGTACTACGACATCCCCATCGACGACCTCTCTATCTACGACGTGGTGCTCAACACCGCCCGCTGGGGACCCGAACCCGTGCTCGACACGCTCGTCGCGGCCGTCGAGGCGTACGACGCCGACGCCGACGAGGGGAAGTATCCGGTGACCGGCGTCCGCTACGAGTTCTGA
- a CDS encoding GNAT family N-acetyltransferase produces MTVRQARPEDYDAVAAFTIETWADRGGSDYIHHVYHDWIAGDGERQRTFVLDAEGDQESPSEELAGICQGVLLSEYEAWAQGMRVNPDYRGQGASMHLSKALFRWARDRGATVARNMVFSWNVAGLGQSRAAGFGPCAEFRWGMPTPEADAEPDLPIVAEADAAWSFWTGSDARSDLKGLALDADESWAVSELTRERLRAAADEDRLFVASEDGTRGFTFRNRTYDRPGDDGEPETWAEYAVGAWSDDEAARALYRAIARDAASADAEKVRVLIPEGVRWVSDTAYARVGVSDEPDFVMAADLTDPAVVES; encoded by the coding sequence CTGACCGTCCGACAGGCACGACCCGAGGATTACGACGCGGTGGCGGCGTTCACGATCGAGACGTGGGCCGACCGCGGCGGCTCCGACTACATCCATCACGTCTACCACGACTGGATTGCCGGCGACGGCGAGCGCCAGCGGACGTTCGTCCTCGACGCCGAGGGAGACCAAGAGAGTCCCTCCGAGGAACTCGCCGGCATCTGTCAGGGCGTGTTGCTCTCGGAGTACGAGGCGTGGGCGCAGGGGATGCGCGTCAACCCCGACTACCGGGGCCAGGGCGCGTCGATGCATCTGTCGAAGGCGCTGTTTCGGTGGGCGAGAGACCGAGGCGCGACCGTCGCCCGCAACATGGTGTTCTCGTGGAACGTGGCGGGTCTGGGCCAGTCGCGCGCGGCGGGATTCGGCCCCTGTGCGGAGTTCCGTTGGGGGATGCCGACGCCCGAGGCCGACGCCGAACCCGACCTCCCCATCGTCGCGGAGGCGGACGCCGCGTGGTCGTTCTGGACCGGCAGCGACGCCCGAAGCGACTTGAAGGGACTCGCCCTCGACGCCGACGAGTCGTGGGCGGTGTCGGAACTGACCCGCGAGCGACTCCGAGCGGCGGCCGACGAGGACCGTCTGTTCGTCGCCAGCGAGGACGGCACCCGCGGGTTCACCTTCCGAAACCGGACGTACGACCGCCCGGGCGACGACGGCGAGCCCGAGACGTGGGCCGAGTACGCCGTCGGCGCGTGGAGCGACGACGAGGCGGCGCGGGCATTGTACCGAGCGATTGCCCGCGACGCCGCGAGCGCCGACGCCGAGAAGGTTCGCGTGTTGATTCCGGAGGGCGTGCGCTGGGTGAGCGACACGGCGTACGCGCGTGTCGGCGTCTCTGACGAACCCGATTTCGTGATGGCGGCGGATTTGACGGATCCTGCGGTCGTCGAGAGCTGA
- a CDS encoding DUF106 domain-containing protein — MARVESRVRSLVSENSEMERAIEVVLERAENGEVRWIDVRDDLTSGQWGRLIEQGILVDGDEGFRIQNPDAVRAGLNGSADSSVSSSTSSTASSAASADDSDDIETTKWSKWDKGAAIVTVGLFLGYSVAEVRNVVGGAFDIFLGPLAEMLPFYAVVMILAMGTGLYSTILQANLMDMDKMGQYQSRMKDLQDRRKEAQENDDDEALQAIQDEQMEAMGEQMGMFKEQFRPMVWIMFLTIPVFLWMYWAIGIGGGTQHVTLQTIVIPLAGEVSWREGVVGPIQTWIVWYFLCSMAFSQIIRKGLNINTTPTTS, encoded by the coding sequence ATGGCAAGAGTCGAATCGCGAGTTCGTTCGCTCGTCTCCGAGAACTCGGAGATGGAGCGAGCGATAGAGGTCGTCTTAGAGCGCGCCGAGAACGGCGAAGTTCGGTGGATCGACGTGCGCGACGACCTCACGAGCGGCCAGTGGGGCCGCCTCATCGAACAGGGTATCCTCGTCGACGGCGACGAGGGGTTCCGCATTCAGAACCCCGACGCTGTCCGTGCAGGTCTCAACGGGAGCGCCGATTCGTCGGTGTCCTCGTCCACGTCGTCTACCGCGTCTTCGGCCGCGTCCGCGGACGATAGCGACGACATAGAGACGACGAAGTGGTCGAAGTGGGACAAGGGAGCGGCGATCGTCACCGTCGGATTGTTCCTCGGTTACTCGGTCGCGGAAGTACGCAACGTCGTCGGAGGGGCGTTCGACATCTTCCTCGGACCGTTGGCCGAGATGCTCCCCTTCTACGCCGTCGTGATGATTCTCGCGATGGGCACCGGTCTGTACTCGACGATTCTGCAGGCGAACCTGATGGACATGGACAAGATGGGCCAGTACCAGTCGCGCATGAAGGACCTCCAGGACCGCCGTAAGGAGGCGCAGGAGAACGACGACGACGAGGCGCTCCAGGCGATTCAGGACGAACAGATGGAGGCGATGGGCGAGCAGATGGGGATGTTCAAAGAGCAGTTCCGCCCGATGGTGTGGATCATGTTCCTCACCATCCCGGTGTTCCTCTGGATGTACTGGGCTATCGGCATCGGCGGCGGTACCCAGCACGTGACGCTGCAGACCATCGTCATCCCGCTCGCCGGTGAAGTGTCGTGGAGAGAGGGCGTCGTCGGACCGATACAGACGTGGATCGTCTGGTACTTCCTCTGTTCGATGGCGTTCTCCCAGATAATCCGGAAAGGGCTGAACATCAACACGACGCCGACCACGTCGTAA
- a CDS encoding adenylate kinase: protein MSDKKVLLLGAPGAGKGTQSKRLAEEFSLEHVTTGDALRANKDMETEYGTPREYMDAGELVPDEVVNEIVEEALSNASGFVLDGYPRNLSQAEYLDDITDLDAVVYLDVSDDELVRRLTGRRLDPETGDIYHVEFDMPEDDEVAERLVQRDDDTEDVVRERLRVYEENTAAVIRYYRDNGELVEVDGEQTPDEVFEDVKSVVADA from the coding sequence ATGAGCGACAAGAAGGTGTTGTTACTCGGTGCACCGGGCGCTGGCAAAGGGACGCAGAGCAAGCGACTCGCCGAGGAATTCAGCCTCGAACACGTGACGACCGGCGACGCGCTTCGGGCGAACAAGGACATGGAGACCGAGTACGGCACCCCGCGCGAGTACATGGACGCGGGCGAACTCGTCCCCGACGAGGTCGTCAACGAGATCGTCGAGGAGGCGCTCTCGAACGCCTCGGGGTTCGTCCTCGACGGCTACCCGCGGAACCTCTCGCAGGCGGAGTATCTCGACGACATCACCGACCTCGACGCCGTCGTCTATCTCGACGTGAGCGACGACGAACTCGTCCGTCGTCTCACCGGCCGCCGTCTCGACCCCGAGACGGGCGACATCTACCACGTCGAGTTCGACATGCCCGAAGACGACGAGGTCGCAGAGCGTCTGGTCCAGCGTGACGACGACACCGAGGACGTCGTGCGCGAGCGACTCCGCGTCTACGAGGAGAACACCGCCGCGGTCATCCGGTACTACCGCGACAACGGCGAACTCGTCGAAGTCGACGGCGAACAGACGCCCGACGAGGTGTTCGAGGACGTGAAATCGGTCGTCGCCGACGCCTGA
- a CDS encoding amino acid permease, protein MADEELAKDLGPLAALTIGVGTMIGAGIFVLPGTAIQQAGGFAVVSFLIGGAIALLTALSASELGTAMPRSGGAYFYVNRALGPLFGSVAGWANWMGLAFASAFYMVGFGEYIVNISGGSLTIPLVVLSVTIPVSVKGTALAGAALFVFINYVGAKETGRLQNVIVIVLVAILAVFTLVGSLRADPANLPASRGFGPTITTTGLIFVSYLGFVQITSVAEEIKEPDKNLPRAVIGSVVIVTAIYALVLIVMSGAVEQGFIAEQEAAGEIAVVEVAEIILGPAGAVAMLIGGLLATASSANASILASSRINFAMGRDAIVTPKLNEIHERFGTPYRSIAVTGGFILLFVLVAPIETLATMGSVLHLIIYGLLNIALIVMREADVAEYEPSYTVPFYPVTPIVGSILSFALIAFIEPRITIAFSAVFVGFAMLWYLFYARSRTTRQGVLSDYILSRADEMPESAVSAATSVKPDGGDYRVMVPLANPEHQTDLITLASAIAKQQSGTVVAVNIQQVPDQTSLEAARRQGDYDEAHRILERARDDAETLGVPVETHTILSHRTFEEVFDAARTYDADVTVMGWGPDAHGSPGRAESAIDELASSLPCDFLVLRDRGFDASRILVPTAGGPDSDLSAAVAKMLRAEYGSTVTLLHVADDESEGRAFLEGWAADHELDDAELAVESGDVEEAIGRHAQNATMLVVGATERGLLSRVFTDSLVLNVVDEVDCSVLLAEKKRTRTLRERLFGST, encoded by the coding sequence ATGGCTGACGAGGAACTCGCGAAAGACCTCGGTCCGCTCGCGGCGCTGACTATCGGCGTCGGGACGATGATCGGCGCAGGTATCTTCGTTCTTCCGGGGACGGCCATCCAACAAGCCGGTGGGTTCGCCGTCGTCTCGTTTCTGATCGGCGGCGCGATCGCCCTTCTGACGGCGCTTTCGGCCTCCGAACTCGGGACCGCGATGCCGCGCTCGGGCGGCGCGTACTTCTACGTCAACCGCGCACTCGGGCCGCTTTTCGGCTCCGTCGCAGGGTGGGCCAACTGGATGGGACTGGCGTTCGCCTCGGCGTTCTACATGGTCGGCTTCGGCGAGTACATCGTCAACATCTCCGGCGGGTCACTCACCATTCCGCTCGTCGTGCTGTCGGTGACGATACCCGTGAGCGTGAAGGGAACCGCGCTGGCCGGCGCGGCGCTGTTCGTCTTCATCAACTACGTCGGCGCGAAGGAGACCGGGAGACTACAGAACGTCATCGTCATCGTCCTCGTGGCGATTCTCGCCGTGTTCACTCTCGTCGGGTCGCTCCGCGCCGACCCGGCGAACCTCCCGGCGAGTCGAGGGTTCGGACCGACGATAACCACCACCGGCCTCATCTTCGTCTCCTACCTCGGATTCGTCCAGATCACCTCGGTCGCAGAGGAGATCAAAGAGCCCGACAAGAATCTCCCACGGGCGGTCATCGGTAGCGTCGTCATCGTGACGGCCATCTACGCGCTGGTGCTCATCGTGATGAGCGGCGCCGTCGAACAGGGCTTCATCGCCGAACAGGAGGCCGCGGGCGAGATCGCCGTCGTCGAGGTCGCAGAGATCATCCTCGGTCCGGCCGGTGCGGTGGCGATGTTGATCGGCGGACTGCTCGCGACCGCGTCCAGCGCGAACGCGAGCATTCTCGCCTCCTCGCGCATCAACTTCGCAATGGGTCGCGACGCCATCGTCACGCCCAAACTCAACGAGATTCACGAGCGATTCGGCACGCCGTACCGTTCCATCGCCGTCACCGGCGGGTTCATCCTTCTGTTCGTTCTTGTCGCTCCGATCGAGACGCTCGCGACGATGGGAAGCGTCCTCCACCTTATCATCTACGGCCTGTTGAACATCGCGCTCATCGTGATGCGCGAGGCCGACGTCGCGGAGTACGAACCCTCCTACACCGTCCCGTTCTACCCGGTCACGCCAATCGTCGGGTCGATTCTCTCGTTCGCGCTCATCGCATTCATTGAACCGCGCATCACTATCGCCTTCAGCGCGGTGTTCGTCGGATTCGCGATGCTCTGGTATCTCTTCTACGCACGCTCGCGAACCACCCGCCAGGGCGTCCTCAGCGACTACATCCTCAGTCGGGCCGACGAGATGCCCGAATCCGCCGTCTCCGCGGCGACGTCGGTCAAACCCGACGGCGGCGACTACCGCGTGATGGTCCCGCTCGCGAACCCCGAGCACCAGACGGACCTCATCACGCTCGCCAGCGCCATCGCCAAGCAGCAGAGCGGCACCGTCGTCGCCGTCAACATCCAGCAGGTGCCAGACCAGACCTCGCTGGAAGCCGCCCGACGGCAGGGCGACTACGACGAGGCCCACCGCATCCTCGAACGCGCCCGCGACGACGCCGAGACGCTCGGCGTCCCCGTCGAGACGCACACGATTCTCTCGCATCGGACATTCGAGGAGGTGTTCGACGCCGCGCGGACGTACGACGCCGACGTCACCGTCATGGGGTGGGGACCGGACGCTCACGGCTCGCCGGGGCGCGCCGAGAGCGCCATCGACGAACTCGCGAGCTCGCTCCCGTGTGACTTCCTCGTGCTCCGAGACCGCGGCTTCGACGCCTCGCGCATCCTCGTGCCGACGGCGGGCGGTCCGGACTCGGACCTCTCGGCGGCCGTCGCCAAGATGCTCCGCGCGGAGTACGGGTCGACGGTGACGCTCCTGCACGTCGCCGACGACGAGTCCGAGGGTCGGGCGTTCCTCGAAGGGTGGGCGGCCGACCACGAACTCGACGACGCCGAACTCGCCGTCGAGTCGGGTGACGTCGAAGAAGCAATCGGTCGCCACGCCCAGAACGCGACGATGCTCGTCGTCGGCGCGACCGAGCGCGGCCTGCTCTCGCGAGTGTTCACCGACAGCCTCGTGTTGAACGTCGTCGACGAGGTAGACTGTTCGGTGCTGCTCGCCGAGAAGAAGCGGACGCGGACGCTGCGCGAGCGGCTGTTCGGCAGCACCTGA
- a CDS encoding ArsR/SmtB family transcription factor has protein sequence MDSAVLLDLLGNENRRRILRLLSHKPCYVTEISEYLGVSPKAVIDHLRKLEEAGLVESRTDDQRRKYFHIAQNVRLEVNVSPYGFGTKSAYPASPTLELTGRCSHLSIDAEPRQNGDDLESLAQEFGRLETIENELSLAQRWVHGRMTDVLDRLNERIGADADSRFYAKVLAAVAGGATSTLAVAKEVGAPPEVVEQVLDGLYERGLLAHRNDQWSVR, from the coding sequence ATGGACTCTGCGGTGCTTCTGGATCTCCTCGGCAACGAGAACCGGCGGCGCATCCTTCGCCTGCTCTCGCACAAGCCTTGCTACGTCACGGAGATCTCCGAGTACCTCGGTGTCAGTCCCAAGGCCGTCATCGACCATCTCAGAAAGCTGGAGGAGGCCGGTCTCGTCGAGAGCCGAACCGACGACCAGCGGCGAAAGTACTTCCATATCGCCCAGAACGTCCGGTTGGAGGTGAACGTCTCGCCGTACGGGTTCGGCACGAAGAGCGCGTACCCGGCGAGTCCGACGCTCGAACTGACCGGCCGTTGTTCGCACCTCAGCATCGACGCCGAGCCCCGTCAGAACGGCGACGACCTCGAATCGCTCGCACAGGAGTTCGGCCGCCTCGAAACCATCGAGAACGAACTCTCACTCGCCCAGCGGTGGGTCCACGGTCGGATGACCGACGTACTCGACCGTCTGAACGAACGCATCGGTGCCGACGCCGACAGTCGGTTCTACGCGAAGGTGCTCGCGGCCGTCGCCGGCGGTGCGACGAGCACGCTGGCCGTCGCCAAGGAGGTCGGCGCGCCGCCGGAAGTCGTCGAGCAGGTACTGGACGGACTGTACGAGCGCGGGTTGCTCGCACACCGAAACGACCAGTGGAGCGTCCGCTGA
- a CDS encoding universal stress protein has translation MSGPESTRETSLFARPVVPVASVDDAETTARAALPRIAAVGGELLALHVVEKAGGVPDKASVEQREEVAEEAFSVIRELAADAGVDVETRVAYGTDVAETILDVAREENASAVVFTPRGGSKWAKLLTGDVADALVGNADRPVVVLPASE, from the coding sequence ATGAGCGGACCCGAGTCGACACGCGAGACGTCGCTGTTCGCCCGGCCGGTCGTCCCCGTCGCCAGCGTTGACGACGCCGAGACGACGGCGCGGGCCGCACTCCCCCGAATCGCCGCCGTCGGCGGCGAACTGCTCGCGCTCCACGTCGTCGAGAAAGCCGGCGGCGTGCCGGACAAAGCGTCCGTCGAACAGCGCGAAGAGGTCGCCGAGGAGGCGTTCTCGGTCATCCGCGAACTGGCTGCCGACGCCGGCGTCGACGTGGAGACGCGCGTCGCCTACGGCACGGACGTCGCGGAGACGATTCTCGACGTCGCTCGCGAGGAGAACGCCTCCGCCGTCGTGTTCACACCGCGCGGCGGAAGCAAGTGGGCGAAACTGCTGACCGGCGACGTCGCCGACGCGCTCGTCGGAAACGCCGACCGACCCGTCGTCGTGTTGCCCGCGTCCGAGTAG
- the gatD gene encoding Glu-tRNA(Gln) amidotransferase subunit GatD, translated as MNAGDRIRVERGSVTNEGVLMPSTTADHLVVKLDGGYNVGIEREDAEVEVLESGVFDVEDAQSDEGDSSEIEFDDDLPTISLISTGGTIASTVDYRTGAVTAQFDAEDVLRAVPDLAGRANYRGRVVANILSENMTPDVWQALARAVHEEVEAGADGVVVMHGTDTMQFSASALSFMLDTPVPVVFTGSQRSADRPSSDNVMNAVCAVEVAKSDCAEVLVCMHGTESDDVCALHRGTRVRKNHTSRRNAFETVGAKPLGEVDYETEAVTFRREHAERGGVDLSIAPDIDGEVELVKFTPGMDPAALDYLDGKSGVVVEGTGLGHVHTDLIPRIEELVDDGTVVAMTSQCIAGRVCDRVYDTGRDLLDAGVVEAGDTLPGTAKVKLMWALANLGDPADAMGRNLVGELQEESKPWT; from the coding sequence ATGAACGCAGGCGACCGCATCCGCGTCGAGCGCGGGAGCGTCACGAACGAGGGCGTGCTGATGCCGTCGACGACGGCCGACCACCTCGTCGTCAAACTCGACGGCGGCTACAACGTCGGTATCGAGCGCGAGGACGCCGAGGTGGAAGTGCTCGAATCCGGGGTGTTCGACGTCGAGGACGCCCAGTCCGACGAGGGCGACAGCTCCGAAATCGAGTTCGACGACGACCTGCCGACGATCTCGCTCATCTCCACCGGCGGTACCATCGCCTCCACCGTCGACTACCGGACGGGCGCGGTGACGGCGCAGTTCGACGCCGAGGACGTGCTCCGCGCCGTACCGGACCTCGCGGGCCGGGCGAACTACCGCGGCCGCGTCGTCGCCAACATCCTCTCGGAGAACATGACCCCCGACGTCTGGCAAGCCCTCGCGCGGGCGGTCCACGAGGAGGTCGAAGCGGGCGCGGACGGCGTCGTCGTCATGCACGGCACCGACACGATGCAGTTCTCCGCGTCGGCGCTGTCGTTCATGCTCGACACGCCGGTTCCCGTCGTCTTCACCGGCAGTCAGCGCTCGGCGGATCGCCCCTCCTCGGACAACGTGATGAACGCCGTCTGTGCCGTCGAGGTGGCAAAATCCGACTGCGCGGAGGTGCTCGTCTGCATGCACGGCACCGAGAGCGACGACGTCTGCGCGCTCCATCGCGGTACGCGCGTACGCAAGAATCACACGTCGCGTCGCAATGCCTTCGAGACGGTCGGCGCGAAACCGCTCGGCGAGGTCGACTACGAGACGGAGGCGGTCACGTTCCGACGCGAGCACGCCGAGCGCGGCGGGGTCGACCTCTCTATCGCACCCGACATCGACGGCGAGGTCGAACTCGTGAAGTTCACGCCCGGGATGGACCCCGCAGCACTCGACTACCTCGACGGCAAATCCGGCGTCGTCGTCGAGGGAACGGGACTCGGTCACGTCCACACCGACCTCATTCCCCGTATCGAGGAGTTAGTCGACGACGGAACGGTCGTCGCGATGACCAGCCAGTGTATCGCGGGCCGCGTCTGCGACCGCGTCTACGACACCGGTCGCGACCTGCTCGACGCGGGGGTCGTCGAGGCGGGCGACACCCTCCCCGGGACGGCGAAGGTGAAACTGATGTGGGCGCTCGCGAACCTCGGCGACCCCGCCGACGCGATGGGGCGGAACCTCGTCGGTGAACTGCAAGAGGAGTCCAAGCCGTGGACCTGA